The following are from one region of the Salminus brasiliensis chromosome 14, fSalBra1.hap2, whole genome shotgun sequence genome:
- the LOC140577164 gene encoding NUAK family SNF1-like kinase 1 isoform X3 translates to MKSIRKEWLSDDLDRAHIKREIEITSSLSHSNIIQIYEVFESREKIVMVMEYASGGELYEYIQMRQRLTEEEARCFFRQITSAVLYCHKNGVVHRDLKLENILLDQDLNVKIPECINFCFSSQLADFGLSNQYQNGRFLDTFCGSPLYASPEIINGLPYQGPEVDCWALGVLLYALVYGLMPFDGENYSVLREQISQGRYRKPNTHSDAYALIGWMLTVNVEERATVEDVSKHWWLNPTCTITTNDCSRNDFNLPDDSTLLANIHHSFPPKLEDDGTRGILMSRKSHKERTIQHLDYTTYYPSAPPTWHLASHTCQLAKLAKKGILKKHYTQDENTSSLENSDTGQKDSGSKVIFQKSDSKGTEDSRRRKGIPKRNMCSALHLSSDTTANHKLDPTWSKGSIHDNSCLSNPYKEEDLEIEIRLWKT, encoded by the exons ATGAAATCTATAAGGAAGGAGTGGCTCAGTGATGATCTTGACAGAGCCCACATcaagagagaaatagaaatcACATCTTCTCTGTCACATTCAAACATTATCCAGATTTATGAGG TGTTTGAAAGCAGAGAGAAGATAGTGATGGTGATGGAGTATGCCAGTGGAGGAGAACTGTATGAGTACattcagatgagacaaagactCACAGAGGAGGAAGCCAGATGCTTCTTCAGGCAAATCACCTCTGCAGTGCTTTACTGCCACAAA AATGGAGTAGTTCATCGAGATCTCAAACTTGAGAACATTTTACTGGACCAGGACTTAAATGTCAAG ATCCCTGAATGCATAAACTTTTGTTTTTCGTCACAGCTCGCCGACTTCGGTTTGTCTAACCAATATCAAAATGGCCGATTCCTGGACACATTTTGTGGGAGCCCCCTATATGCATCACCAGAGATCATCAATGGGCTGCCATACCAAGGCCCAGAG GTGGATTGCTGGGCTCTAGGCGTATTGCTCTATGCTCTCGTGTATGGTTTGATGCCTTTTGATGGAGAAAATTATAGTGTCCTTAGAGAGCAGATCAGTCAAGGAAGGTACAGGaaacccaacactcactcag ATGCTtatgctctgattggctggatgCTGACAGTCAATGTAGAAGAAAGAGCCACTGTGGAAGATGTTTCAAAGCACTGGTGGCTTAACCCAACCTGCACAATAACTACAAATGACTGCAGCCGCAATGATTTTAATCTTCCTGACGATTCTACTCTGCTTGCAAACATCCATCACAGCTTTCCCCCAAAATTAGAGGATGATGGAACACGAGGCATCCTCATGTCCAGAAAGAGTCATAAGGAGAGAACAATTCAGCACCTTGACTACACCACCTATTATCCATCTGCACCTCCAACCTGGCATTTAGCATCACATACGTGCCAACTTGCCAAACTTGCCAAGAAAGGCATTCTGAAAAAACACTACACACAGGATGAAAACACATCCTCCCTTGAGAATTCAGACAcgggacagaaagacagcggtAGTAAAGTCATCTTCCAAAAGAGTGACAGTAAAGGGACAGAGGATAGTAGGAGGAGGAAGGGTATTCCCAAACGAAACATGtgctcagctcttcacctgtcATCAGATACAACTGCAAACCACAAACTAGATCCAACATGGTCAAAGGGCAGTATCCATGACAACAGCTGCTTAAGTAATCCATATAAGGAGGAGGATCTGGAGATAGAGATTAGACTATGGAAGACGTGA
- the LOC140577164 gene encoding NUAK family SNF1-like kinase 1 isoform X1, with product MGRQEGAEQRSGASETSARHKPLSATTGESAGAGASASESLAVAKMNPAAGVKTHQHKHSLKRRFVVLETLGKGTYGKVKKAVERQSGKTVAMKSIRKEWLSDDLDRAHIKREIEITSSLSHSNIIQIYEVFESREKIVMVMEYASGGELYEYIQMRQRLTEEEARCFFRQITSAVLYCHKNGVVHRDLKLENILLDQDLNVKIPECINFCFSSQLADFGLSNQYQNGRFLDTFCGSPLYASPEIINGLPYQGPEVDCWALGVLLYALVYGLMPFDGENYSVLREQISQGRYRKPNTHSDAYALIGWMLTVNVEERATVEDVSKHWWLNPTCTITTNDCSRNDFNLPDDSTLLANIHHSFPPKLEDDGTRGILMSRKSHKERTIQHLDYTTYYPSAPPTWHLASHTCQLAKLAKKGILKKHYTQDENTSSLENSDTGQKDSGSKVIFQKSDSKGTEDSRRRKGIPKRNMCSALHLSSDTTANHKLDPTWSKGSIHDNSCLSNPYKEEDLEIEIRLWKT from the exons ATGGGAAGGCAGGAGGGCGCTGAGCAGAGGAGCGGCGCGAGCGAGACGTCCGCGCGCCACAAACCGCTCAGCGCCACCACGGGGGAGAGCGCGGGCGCGGGCGCGAGCGCGAGCGAAAGCCTCGCTGTGGCGAAAATGAATCCCGCCGCCGGAGTGAAGACCCACCAGCACAAGCACAGCCTCAAACGGCGTTTTGTCGTGCTGGAGACGCTGGGCAAAGGCACATACGGGAAGGTGAAAAAAGCAGTGGAAAGACAAAGCGGCAAAACG GTGGCCATGAAATCTATAAGGAAGGAGTGGCTCAGTGATGATCTTGACAGAGCCCACATcaagagagaaatagaaatcACATCTTCTCTGTCACATTCAAACATTATCCAGATTTATGAGG TGTTTGAAAGCAGAGAGAAGATAGTGATGGTGATGGAGTATGCCAGTGGAGGAGAACTGTATGAGTACattcagatgagacaaagactCACAGAGGAGGAAGCCAGATGCTTCTTCAGGCAAATCACCTCTGCAGTGCTTTACTGCCACAAA AATGGAGTAGTTCATCGAGATCTCAAACTTGAGAACATTTTACTGGACCAGGACTTAAATGTCAAG ATCCCTGAATGCATAAACTTTTGTTTTTCGTCACAGCTCGCCGACTTCGGTTTGTCTAACCAATATCAAAATGGCCGATTCCTGGACACATTTTGTGGGAGCCCCCTATATGCATCACCAGAGATCATCAATGGGCTGCCATACCAAGGCCCAGAG GTGGATTGCTGGGCTCTAGGCGTATTGCTCTATGCTCTCGTGTATGGTTTGATGCCTTTTGATGGAGAAAATTATAGTGTCCTTAGAGAGCAGATCAGTCAAGGAAGGTACAGGaaacccaacactcactcag ATGCTtatgctctgattggctggatgCTGACAGTCAATGTAGAAGAAAGAGCCACTGTGGAAGATGTTTCAAAGCACTGGTGGCTTAACCCAACCTGCACAATAACTACAAATGACTGCAGCCGCAATGATTTTAATCTTCCTGACGATTCTACTCTGCTTGCAAACATCCATCACAGCTTTCCCCCAAAATTAGAGGATGATGGAACACGAGGCATCCTCATGTCCAGAAAGAGTCATAAGGAGAGAACAATTCAGCACCTTGACTACACCACCTATTATCCATCTGCACCTCCAACCTGGCATTTAGCATCACATACGTGCCAACTTGCCAAACTTGCCAAGAAAGGCATTCTGAAAAAACACTACACACAGGATGAAAACACATCCTCCCTTGAGAATTCAGACAcgggacagaaagacagcggtAGTAAAGTCATCTTCCAAAAGAGTGACAGTAAAGGGACAGAGGATAGTAGGAGGAGGAAGGGTATTCCCAAACGAAACATGtgctcagctcttcacctgtcATCAGATACAACTGCAAACCACAAACTAGATCCAACATGGTCAAAGGGCAGTATCCATGACAACAGCTGCTTAAGTAATCCATATAAGGAGGAGGATCTGGAGATAGAGATTAGACTATGGAAGACGTGA
- the LOC140577164 gene encoding NUAK family SNF1-like kinase 1 isoform X2: MGRQEGAEQRSGASETSARHKPLSATTGESAGAGASASESLAVAKMNPAAGVKTHQHKHSLKRRFVVLETLGKGTYGKVKKAVERQSGKTVAMKSIRKEWLSDDLDRAHIKREIEITSSLSHSNIIQIYEVFESREKIVMVMEYASGGELYEYIQMRQRLTEEEARCFFRQITSAVLYCHKNGVVHRDLKLENILLDQDLNVKLADFGLSNQYQNGRFLDTFCGSPLYASPEIINGLPYQGPEVDCWALGVLLYALVYGLMPFDGENYSVLREQISQGRYRKPNTHSDAYALIGWMLTVNVEERATVEDVSKHWWLNPTCTITTNDCSRNDFNLPDDSTLLANIHHSFPPKLEDDGTRGILMSRKSHKERTIQHLDYTTYYPSAPPTWHLASHTCQLAKLAKKGILKKHYTQDENTSSLENSDTGQKDSGSKVIFQKSDSKGTEDSRRRKGIPKRNMCSALHLSSDTTANHKLDPTWSKGSIHDNSCLSNPYKEEDLEIEIRLWKT; encoded by the exons ATGGGAAGGCAGGAGGGCGCTGAGCAGAGGAGCGGCGCGAGCGAGACGTCCGCGCGCCACAAACCGCTCAGCGCCACCACGGGGGAGAGCGCGGGCGCGGGCGCGAGCGCGAGCGAAAGCCTCGCTGTGGCGAAAATGAATCCCGCCGCCGGAGTGAAGACCCACCAGCACAAGCACAGCCTCAAACGGCGTTTTGTCGTGCTGGAGACGCTGGGCAAAGGCACATACGGGAAGGTGAAAAAAGCAGTGGAAAGACAAAGCGGCAAAACG GTGGCCATGAAATCTATAAGGAAGGAGTGGCTCAGTGATGATCTTGACAGAGCCCACATcaagagagaaatagaaatcACATCTTCTCTGTCACATTCAAACATTATCCAGATTTATGAGG TGTTTGAAAGCAGAGAGAAGATAGTGATGGTGATGGAGTATGCCAGTGGAGGAGAACTGTATGAGTACattcagatgagacaaagactCACAGAGGAGGAAGCCAGATGCTTCTTCAGGCAAATCACCTCTGCAGTGCTTTACTGCCACAAA AATGGAGTAGTTCATCGAGATCTCAAACTTGAGAACATTTTACTGGACCAGGACTTAAATGTCAAG CTCGCCGACTTCGGTTTGTCTAACCAATATCAAAATGGCCGATTCCTGGACACATTTTGTGGGAGCCCCCTATATGCATCACCAGAGATCATCAATGGGCTGCCATACCAAGGCCCAGAG GTGGATTGCTGGGCTCTAGGCGTATTGCTCTATGCTCTCGTGTATGGTTTGATGCCTTTTGATGGAGAAAATTATAGTGTCCTTAGAGAGCAGATCAGTCAAGGAAGGTACAGGaaacccaacactcactcag ATGCTtatgctctgattggctggatgCTGACAGTCAATGTAGAAGAAAGAGCCACTGTGGAAGATGTTTCAAAGCACTGGTGGCTTAACCCAACCTGCACAATAACTACAAATGACTGCAGCCGCAATGATTTTAATCTTCCTGACGATTCTACTCTGCTTGCAAACATCCATCACAGCTTTCCCCCAAAATTAGAGGATGATGGAACACGAGGCATCCTCATGTCCAGAAAGAGTCATAAGGAGAGAACAATTCAGCACCTTGACTACACCACCTATTATCCATCTGCACCTCCAACCTGGCATTTAGCATCACATACGTGCCAACTTGCCAAACTTGCCAAGAAAGGCATTCTGAAAAAACACTACACACAGGATGAAAACACATCCTCCCTTGAGAATTCAGACAcgggacagaaagacagcggtAGTAAAGTCATCTTCCAAAAGAGTGACAGTAAAGGGACAGAGGATAGTAGGAGGAGGAAGGGTATTCCCAAACGAAACATGtgctcagctcttcacctgtcATCAGATACAACTGCAAACCACAAACTAGATCCAACATGGTCAAAGGGCAGTATCCATGACAACAGCTGCTTAAGTAATCCATATAAGGAGGAGGATCTGGAGATAGAGATTAGACTATGGAAGACGTGA